The DNA window TTTATTTCTAAAATTACACCATTTGTCAATTATTCACATTATGATTTTAAATACACTGATTTTGTAAATAGCGGAACTGATTTTTCGGGCAAAAAAGTAGTTGGAGTTCCTGATGATAAATATGCTATCGGAATTGATTTCAATACTAAATATGGAATTTATCTGAACAATACTTTCAATTATTTAGGCAAAGTTTATTCGGATTTTGCTAATGAAAATTTGGTTAAAGATTATTCATTACTGAACATGAAATTAGGTTACAAAAAAACATTCGGGAAATATGATGTAGATGTTTTTGCCATCGGAAATAATCTCACCAATCAAAAAAACTATACTTTTTTATTTGTAGGAAATAATACCAATGATAACAAAGCGACCAATTTGCTTAATTATGCAGATGTAAATCCTGGGCCTAAAAAAGCTTACTTCTTCTTCGGATTGAATTTAAAATATCATTTATAAATTATGAAACCACTTTTCGATGTGGTTTTTTAATTTTTAGTTCAATTGTATTTCGACAAATCTGAGTATTTTTGTAGCAAATCATCTGTAATGAAAAAAATATTTTCGGGTTTCACTGTTTTTCTGTTTTCTCTCTTTTTTGCTCAACATAATCTCGCGGTTGATACAGCCCAAGTTATTACTCCGAACAGATTTAATTCAGCAGAAGCATTGGAAAAACCATATCTTATTTTTATTTCTGCAGACGGTTACAGATATGATTACACCGAAAAATATAATGCCCAAAATCTTCAAAAATTTTCAAATGAAGGTGTAAAAGCAAAAGCCATGTTGCCAAGTTACCCAAGCATCACTTTCCCGAATCATTGGTCTATTATTACAGGTTTATATCCTTCTCATCACGGTTTGGTAGATAATTTTTTCTATGATTACTCCAGAAAAGAAGCGTATGCAATGAATAAAAAGGAAAATGCAGAAGATGGCTCTTGGTACGGTGGAATTCCGCTTTGGAGTTTAGCAGAGCAACAAGGAATGGTTACCGCTTCTTTACAATGGGTTGGTTCTGCAAGTGACGCTGGCAAAACCCGACCAACTTATTATTATCACTACCACGAAAAATTTTCACCAGAAGAGAAAATTAATAAAGTAGTGAACTGGTTAAAATTACCAGAAAATGTTCGTCCTCACTTTATTTCACTGTATTTTCCAGAAGTAGATGGAGCAGGTCATCGATTTGGACCAGAATCTCCAGAAGCCGAAAAATCTGTACAATTGGTAGATAACGCCATCGGTAATTTGGTGGAAAAAGTGAATCAATTGGGTTTGAAAAATGTGAATTTCATCTTCGTTTCAGATCATGGAATGATTAAAGTTGATAAAGAAAATCCGCTTTCTATTCCAGAAATGCTTCTCAATAAAGAAAGATTTGATATTTATAATTCTCAAACCTTACTCAGAGTGGTGGTTAAAAATCCTGATGAGGTAAAATCTACATTTCGTGAATTAAAAAATTCAAAAACTGAAGATTACCAAGTTTTTTTGACCAAAAAATTTCCTAGAAAACTTCATTATGGAACAAAAGATGACAAATATAACCGTATCGGTCAGATTTTATTAGTGCCAAATGCGCCAAAAATATTTTTAGAAAAAGGAAAATCTACTTCTTCAGGAAAACATGGCTACAATTCTAGAAAAACACCAGAAATGAAAGCTGCTTTTTACGCTTGGGGAAATGTTTTCAGAAACCAAACAGAAATCGATGAATTTCAGAATGTGAGTGTTTATCCTTTGGTTGCGGAAATTCTCGGTTTAAAAATTTCAGAACCTATTGATGGGAAATTTTCAGAGGTTAAAAAAGCTTTGAAATAGACTATTCAGGAATCCAAACGCTTACATTTCCAGCGGAAACAGTAAAATTTCCCCAGCCATTTTCATCAATTTGAACAGTATGTTCGAATCTTCCTAATGCGTCATAAAAATACTGACCAGCATATTGCGTTCCCATTTCCATAGGTTTTTCGTATTGTTCTTTATTGCTGATGACAACTGCACAACCTTTATGTTCGCCATCACCTTCTCGAGTCCAACCGATGCAATTAGCATCTTCGAAATAATCTCTTTGCATTCCGTAAGCATTATTTTTTCTCAACTTCAAAAGTTCTTCTATTTGGTCTACTTTTTCTAAGAAAATTTCGTGTTCATTGCCATCACTTCCATAATCTTTGTAAGTGGCTCCAAATAAATCTGGATAAAAAACACAAGGAAAACCTTCTTGTCTCAGCAAAATTAATGCATAAGCAATCGGTTTAAACCAAGGTTCTACAGGAGCTTCTAAAGCTTGCAAAGGTTGAGTGTCATGGTTATCAACTACTGTAACTGACAAATTGGGTTGAGATTGAACCAAAGTGTTGTCAAAAATAGTTCGCAAATCAAATTCGCTTCCCGATTGTGATGCAGTATGCAAATTATGATGCAAAGAAGCATCAAAAAGGCTCATACAACCTTCGGTTTCTTCAATGTATTTTTCTAAAAGTGGCAATTCACCAGGAGCCCAAAATTCTCCTACTGCAAAGAGGTTTTTACCAGTATTGGCTCGTAATAATTGAAGCCATTCTTTATAAAATTCTGGCGATTGATGTTTCACAGCATCTAAACGAACACCTTCAAAACCGACGGTTTCATGATACCATTTTCCCCAATAATTCAGCTCTTCTCTTACATGAGGATTGCGATGTTCGATGTCATTGTACATCAAAAAATCGTAATTTCCTTTTTCATCGCTGGTCATTTCTTCCCAACCATCACCATGTTCATTAATGATTTGATAAATAAAATCTCCTTCTTCACCTTCGGCAAAATCGACGCCTGTAAAACAAGTGAAATTCCATTCGAAATCTGAATATTTTTTATTTCTTCCCGGGAAAGTAAATTTAGTGTAACTTTCTATTTCAAAAGGTTCAGAAATGAAATTTTGTCGATTGTTTGGGTCTACTTTGTACACTTGGAAACGTTCTTTTTCATCACCGCCAGCTTTGTGATTTAGCACAATATCTACAATTGTTCCAATTCCTTTTTCTCGGAGCGTATTGATGGCAGAAATATATTGTTCTTTGGTTCCATATTTGGTGGGAGTTCCACCTTTTTGGTCAAATTCTCCCAAATCAAATAAATCATAGGGATCATAACCCACAGAGAATCCGCCACCATTAGCTTTGTAAGCAGGTGGTAACCAAACCATTGTAATGCCAAGTTCTGCTAAATATTTTGCGTTATGTTGTACTTCTTCCCAAAGTTTTCCATCGCCTTCTGTGTACCAATGGAAATATTGAATCATAGTTCCGTTCATCATTTCTGTTTTTTATGTTGCAAAATTAGAACGATGAAGCGAAATTAATTTACAGATTTTCAGGGAATTATTTTATAATTATTCTTTTTCGAATTCTTCAAAAGGAATTTTGAGTTGTACCGAAATTTGTTTTTTCTCTTCTGTGTTGAGGTTAGAAAGTGATAAACCTAATAAACGAATAGCTTTATTGTAAGGTCTTAATTCCCAAAGTTTCTGAGCAGTTTCGTAGAAATCTTCAGCGTTTTCATAATACACTTCTTGTGTTTTGCTACGCGTGTATTGAGAAAAATCCTTGTATTTTATTTTTAAAGTCAAGGTTTTGCCTTTAATTTCTCTTTTCGAAAGTCTAGATTCTAGTTCTTCGCTTAGTGATTTTAGTTTTTGGTAAAGTTCTTCATCTTCGTTGATGTCATCCCAAAAAGTATGTTCTACACCTACACTTTTTTGAATTCGGTGAGGTTTTACTTCTCCATGATGAATTCCGCGAACCACATTGTAATAATAAATCCCAGATTTCCCGAAAAGTCTTGCCAGTTCTTCCATAGATTTTGCCTTCAAATCTTTGCCTTTGAAAATCTGTAAACTGTACATTTTATTGGCTGTGACTTTTCCGATTCCGTAAAATTTTTCAATCGGAAGTTCTTCTAAAAAATCTAAAATCTGAGTAGGATGAATGGTTTTTTGTCCGTTGGGTTTATTGATATCCGAAGCTACTTTGGCCAAAAATTTATTCACCGAAATTCCTGCAGAAGCAGTGAGCCCTGTTTCTTCAAAAATTTTTTGACGAATTTCTCTTGCTATTTCATTGGCAGATTCTATGTTTTTTTTGTTTTCGGTAACGTCTAAATAGGCTTCGTCTAGAGAAAGCGGTTCTACCAAATCAGTATATTCATGAAAAATTTCTCTGATTTTTTGTGAAATTTCTTTGTAACGATGAAATCTTGGCTTTACAAAAATAAGATGCGGACATTTTTCTTTGGCAATTTTGCTCGACATAGCAGAACGAACGCCAAATTTTCGGGCTTCGTAACTTGCTGCGGCAACTACACCTCTATGTTCACCGCCTACAGCAATGGGTTTTCCTTTAAGTTCAGGTTGGTCGTGCTGTTCCACAGAAGCGTAAAACGCATCCATATCTACATGTATGATTTTTCTCTGTGGGATTTGCATACACAAAGATAAGGAATTGGGGATTTTATAAATATTTCAAAAAAGGTTTTACTTTTTCGATTTGGTTTAGGTAGTTTTTCTGTGCTGATAAAGAATAAAATATACCAAAAATAATTAAGTAAAATGACATGAAAACAAATACAATTTCAATAAAAATTGGTTTATCACTTTGGAAAGTGATGATTTTTTGATATTTCTCAGGATTATCTATTAACCTTGTGTAAATATTCAGTAATGGAGAAAAAATAATTAAAAAAATAAAAACAGAATGTTGATGTAAAGTGAGAACATACTTTTTAAATTTTTTAGCTAATTTGAAATCTTGGTAATGGGAAAAATATTTTATTAAAGTATAAAACGTCAATCCAAATACTATTGACAAGGTTAAATATCCAAAAGTTTCTGCTTTAAAATTGAAAGCAATGATAAAAATTAAAAGGGTAGGAATAGTTGAAAATTTTAATGCAAAAAACAAATTAGTCTTGTCAATTTCCTTATTAGTTTTAACCATAAAATCAGAAATATCCTCAAGATTTAAATTTCCTCTCCAGTATGGTTTCAATTCTTTGTCCCAACTTAATTTAGTTTTTTCAAAAGCTTCCTCAAAACTCAAATTTTCTTCTCTCTGCAAATCTGAAGTCTGAGAAACAAAATGGTCATTTACTTCGATGAGAATATCAATCGGCAGTTTTTTTGAGAGCAGATAATTTCGGATTTCTGAGAGTTGAGTTTCTGAAAGCATTTTATAAATATTTTAAGAAAGGTTTTACTTTTTTTACAGTCTTTATGAGTTTTAAGTGATAAATTCCTGTATAAAGCATAATGGTATAAAAAGAAAAGAATAACAATAATTTTAATATAACTTCATATGAAAAATCATAAACTAAAATTTTTTGAAAAATAGGCTCAATTGGTTTTAAATATAATAGAATTAAATAACTAAAACTAAAAACCCCAGTAGTTCTCCATTGATAAACAGAAAACTTATATTCCTTGTGTTTTTCATTATACATAAATCTATTTTGTATTAAGTTAAAAAATACTATACTAATTGTAATAATGTACGAAGCAATTAATAACGATTTGTGAACATATTTGAATGTGGCAAAATTAAATTTAAACAAAGAAGACAGATACACAAAAATCATTAAAATAATAATGAAAACTGATGTTTTAATGATTTCTCTATCATTCTGGTTTCTAATCTTTTTTTCAAAATTTGTGATGGCTCTTTTGTCTTTGTTGGCAACAACATTAAAAGGAACAGTAGTCTTAAATTCTTCTTTCCAATCATCTTTTACTTTCTCAAAAGCCTCTTCAAAACTCAAATTTTCTTCTCTTTGCAAATCTGAAATTTGAGAAACAAAATGGTCATTTACTTCGATGAGAATATCAATCGGCAGTTTTTTTGAGAGCAGATAATTGCGGATTTCTGAGAGTTGAGTTTCGGTCATTTTATTAGTTTTTTAGGAAAATTTCAAAAAGTAAAAATACAATGTATAAGATAAAAGCAGACATTTCTAGAGTTTTAGATTTATTTTTTGTTGAAGTTCTTTAATTGTTTTTCTATAGTTTAAGAAATAGAATAAACCGAAAAGCCATAAAAAAACAAATATATAGGTAGAAAATATTGGAAAAAATTCAAAGTTTTTAAAATCTAAAAAATATATATCACTTATAGCTCTGTAAAACCTATCGAATCTTTCATAGAAATCAACAAGATTAAAAATAAAAACATATAAACCTCCAAAGTAAAACAAGAATGAACCTCGCTGATAAATACTAATATTTCTCTTTTCACTTTGACCAGAGGTTTTTAATATGTTATTAAAGTAGAAAGCTGTAACGATGCCAGATGTACCAATTATTGAATAAACAACTAAAAATATGTTTTGTGTAAGTTCTTTACTATAGAGAGATAATAATAAAGTTATAGCTAAAAATGGTAAAAAATATTTTAAGCTTTTTAATAATATTTCTTTTTCAGTTTTATGATTTATTTTTTTGTGAAGAATTGTAATTTTCTTTCTAGGTAATCTGAAAGCATAAACCATTCTTAAATCTTTTTCCCAAGATTTTTTGACTTCTTCATAAGCAACCTCAAAAGACTTGTTTTCAAAATCTATTTTGTGTTCTAGCTGCTCTTCCATATGGTCTTTTATTTCTACCAAGAGATCTAATGGGAGATTTTTTGCCAATAAATCGTAAATGATTTTTTGTTTTTGTTCTTTGGTAATCATGGTTGTTGTTTTTAAATATTAAAAATTGCATTCAGATTAAATAGGTAAGATTTCATTTCTTCTTCTTGTAAGGCTTGTTGTTTTTTGCCTTTTTCGGTCAGCAAATAATATTTTCTATCTCTACCATTTACTTGTTGCATTTCAGAATAAATAACTCCTTCATTTTCTAATTTGTGTAACAAAGGATAAAGCGCACCTTCTGTCATCTCTAGTTCACCTTTTGTCAGTTCTTTAGCACGTTGCGTCAACTGATAACCATACATTTTTACTTCTGAAGCGAGAAGTTTCAGAATAATATTTTGTAAAGTTCCTTTATATAATGCGTTTTTCTTCATACCTATATAAATTATGCATTACAAATATATACATAATTTTCTTATGTATGATAAATTTTTGAAAAATTTAAAACAAAAAAAACACCTCGAAAATCGAGGTGCTTCCTATGAAAAATATTTAGATTAGGTATAGTTATCTTTCCTTCTGAGAAGGAAATAGGCTACTTTAAAGGCAACTAATCTAAACGTATTCATTTTTTTCCTTTTTTACTTTGAAGCAAAATTAGGCTAAGACTGCCATTTAGTTTTTACAAAATTTTATAGTAACGTTATAGAATTTTCATAAAAAAACGCTCCAAAAAAATTGAAGCGTAATATTTTAAAAATTTACTGTGAATCAAAATTCATTTATTGATAATTCTTCACCAAGCCTTTTACAATTTTAATCACATTTGGCATTGCTTTATTGGCGGCTTGTAAAACTTCTTCATGAGAAACGGTGAAAGCGATTTCTGGTCCGCCAACATCCGTAATGATAGAAATTCCGAAACAATCCATTCCCATGTGT is part of the Cloacibacterium normanense genome and encodes:
- a CDS encoding alkaline phosphatase family protein, with product MKKIFSGFTVFLFSLFFAQHNLAVDTAQVITPNRFNSAEALEKPYLIFISADGYRYDYTEKYNAQNLQKFSNEGVKAKAMLPSYPSITFPNHWSIITGLYPSHHGLVDNFFYDYSRKEAYAMNKKENAEDGSWYGGIPLWSLAEQQGMVTASLQWVGSASDAGKTRPTYYYHYHEKFSPEEKINKVVNWLKLPENVRPHFISLYFPEVDGAGHRFGPESPEAEKSVQLVDNAIGNLVEKVNQLGLKNVNFIFVSDHGMIKVDKENPLSIPEMLLNKERFDIYNSQTLLRVVVKNPDEVKSTFRELKNSKTEDYQVFLTKKFPRKLHYGTKDDKYNRIGQILLVPNAPKIFLEKGKSTSSGKHGYNSRKTPEMKAAFYAWGNVFRNQTEIDEFQNVSVYPLVAEILGLKISEPIDGKFSEVKKALK
- a CDS encoding alpha-amylase codes for the protein MMNGTMIQYFHWYTEGDGKLWEEVQHNAKYLAELGITMVWLPPAYKANGGGFSVGYDPYDLFDLGEFDQKGGTPTKYGTKEQYISAINTLREKGIGTIVDIVLNHKAGGDEKERFQVYKVDPNNRQNFISEPFEIESYTKFTFPGRNKKYSDFEWNFTCFTGVDFAEGEEGDFIYQIINEHGDGWEEMTSDEKGNYDFLMYNDIEHRNPHVREELNYWGKWYHETVGFEGVRLDAVKHQSPEFYKEWLQLLRANTGKNLFAVGEFWAPGELPLLEKYIEETEGCMSLFDASLHHNLHTASQSGSEFDLRTIFDNTLVQSQPNLSVTVVDNHDTQPLQALEAPVEPWFKPIAYALILLRQEGFPCVFYPDLFGATYKDYGSDGNEHEIFLEKVDQIEELLKLRKNNAYGMQRDYFEDANCIGWTREGDGEHKGCAVVISNKEQYEKPMEMGTQYAGQYFYDALGRFEHTVQIDENGWGNFTVSAGNVSVWIPE
- the dinB gene encoding DNA polymerase IV; the encoded protein is MQIPQRKIIHVDMDAFYASVEQHDQPELKGKPIAVGGEHRGVVAAASYEARKFGVRSAMSSKIAKEKCPHLIFVKPRFHRYKEISQKIREIFHEYTDLVEPLSLDEAYLDVTENKKNIESANEIAREIRQKIFEETGLTASAGISVNKFLAKVASDINKPNGQKTIHPTQILDFLEELPIEKFYGIGKVTANKMYSLQIFKGKDLKAKSMEELARLFGKSGIYYYNVVRGIHHGEVKPHRIQKSVGVEHTFWDDINEDEELYQKLKSLSEELESRLSKREIKGKTLTLKIKYKDFSQYTRSKTQEVYYENAEDFYETAQKLWELRPYNKAIRLLGLSLSNLNTEEKKQISVQLKIPFEEFEKE
- a CDS encoding PadR family transcriptional regulator, with the translated sequence MKKNALYKGTLQNIILKLLASEVKMYGYQLTQRAKELTKGELEMTEGALYPLLHKLENEGVIYSEMQQVNGRDRKYYLLTEKGKKQQALQEEEMKSYLFNLNAIFNI